One region of Drosophila kikkawai strain 14028-0561.14 chromosome 2R, DkikHiC1v2, whole genome shotgun sequence genomic DNA includes:
- the LOC108082283 gene encoding uncharacterized protein: MDPAYVKFMMCQCLLNRADWGLAVACLNVLYSIFLFLFWLVELIKSLDNYPVKWVLLYGFNIMFNVITMMRIVKRESISVFYWACGTGALLLFRIYHIYYVKDVFPLAGCEAYMISNQILDAYILLSLVVMVYVMWGLHREPDRMFPKEDMVNDYVYNPEPTDQNVEQLYEELEDKRLEMIREMIKGKETKAEIDHIDEVENCTEMDDLNSKVILKLAGIKEEETKETKAEIDHIDETENCTEMDDLNSKVILKLAGIKEEETASSPSPSPIPSLHCEPTAPEVMDSCSLKFCPQPTAPSESHLSFDDVFCCMDAACDSISFSCDD; encoded by the exons ATGGACCCAGCTTATGTGAAGTTTATGATGTGCCAGTGCCTGTTAAATCGAGCTGACTGGGGCTTAGCCGTCGCTTGCCTGAACGTGCTATACTCCATATTTCTGTTCCTCTTCTGGCTGGTGGAGCTCATCAAGTCTCTGGACA ATTATCCCGTCAAGTGGGTGTTGCTGTATGGCTTCAATATCATGTTCAATGTGATCACCATGATGAGGATCGTCAAGCGAGAGAGCATATCGGTCTTCTACTGGGCCTGCGGAACGGGTGCTCTTCTGCTTTTTCGTATATATCATATCTACTATGTGAAAGATGTGTTTCCTCTGGCGGGATGTGAAGCGTACATGATATCTAACCAGATTTTGGATG CTTACATTCTTCTGTCTCTGGTGGTCATGGTTTATGTCATGTGGGGTCTGCACCGGGAACCAGATCGCATGTTTCCCAAGGAGGACATGGTCAATGATTATGTATATAATCCTGAACCAACAGACCAAAATGTAGAGCAACTTTATGAGGAGCTTGAAGACAAGCGACTGGAAATGATTAGGGAAATGATCAAGGGAAAGGAAACTAAAGCTGAAATCGATCATATCGATGAGGTGGAAAACTGTACAGAAATGGATGATCTAAACAGCAAGGTCATCCTTAAACTAGCTGGCATTAAGGAGGAAGAAACAAAGGAAACTAAAGCTGAAATCGATCATATCGATGAGACGGAAAACTGTACAGAAATGGATGATCTAAACAGCAAGGTCATCCTTAAACTAGCTGGCATTAAGGAGGAAGAAACAGCATCAAGTCCAAGTCCCAGCCCCATTCCCAGTCTACACTGCGAACCCACCGCTCCCGAGGTGATGGATTCCTGCAGCCTGAAGTTCTGCCCTCAACCCACAGCTCCTTCAGAAAGTCATCTTTCCTTCGATGATGTTTTTTGCTGCATGGATGCTGCCTGTGATTCGATATCCTTTTCGTGCGATGATTAG